From a single Hymenobacter sp. YIM 151500-1 genomic region:
- a CDS encoding peptide MFS transporter has product MQTASAVSEQPATRQGHPPGLYLLFFTEMWERFSYYGMRGLLVLYLTKTALEGGLGIPEASASLIYGYFTGFVYFTPIIGGWLADKYIGQRRAILAGGILMALGQMFLFMQPSLSTQAAAFGMPWPTMMGLLLLIIGNGFFKPNISTIVGKLYQQGDPLRDAAFTIFYMGINAGAFLAPLVCGYLAENLFATKNAAGVITNYGFRYGFLAAGIGMILGQLAFNLLGRKYLGDVGMYPEGQGQDGSTTAAVKQPLTKEETDRMAVIFIITLFVVFFWAGFEQAGSSLTLYTDKYIDREVFGFLIPTSWFQSVNPGFIVLLGAPVAALWMNLSRRGKDLSIPVKMGLGMVLLGVGFLFMVGAVLQRGGDVADQSIKASLLWLLATYLFHTIGELCLSPIGLSMVSRLSPPALTSMLMGVWFLAPFVAQIAGGYIAAYVEELGALKVFGLIAGFVILAGLILIAIARKLFRMMHGRG; this is encoded by the coding sequence GCCAGCCACCCGGCAAGGGCACCCGCCCGGACTTTATCTGCTTTTCTTCACCGAAATGTGGGAACGGTTCAGCTACTACGGCATGCGTGGTTTGCTGGTGTTGTACCTGACCAAAACTGCTCTGGAAGGTGGGTTGGGTATTCCCGAAGCCAGCGCCTCGCTTATCTATGGCTACTTCACGGGCTTCGTGTATTTCACCCCCATTATTGGCGGCTGGCTGGCCGACAAGTACATTGGGCAGCGCCGGGCCATTCTGGCGGGAGGTATTCTGATGGCCCTGGGGCAGATGTTTTTGTTTATGCAGCCTTCCTTATCGACGCAGGCCGCCGCGTTTGGTATGCCCTGGCCTACCATGATGGGCCTGCTGCTGCTCATCATTGGTAATGGCTTCTTCAAGCCTAATATTTCTACCATTGTGGGCAAGCTCTACCAGCAGGGCGACCCGCTGCGCGACGCAGCCTTCACCATTTTCTACATGGGCATCAACGCCGGCGCGTTCCTGGCCCCGCTGGTGTGCGGCTACCTGGCCGAGAACCTGTTTGCCACCAAAAACGCCGCCGGTGTTATTACCAACTACGGCTTCCGCTACGGCTTCCTGGCCGCCGGCATCGGCATGATTCTCGGACAGCTGGCCTTTAACCTGCTGGGGCGCAAGTACCTCGGCGACGTGGGTATGTACCCCGAAGGCCAGGGCCAGGACGGCTCAACTACGGCGGCCGTGAAGCAGCCGCTGACCAAGGAAGAAACCGACCGCATGGCTGTTATCTTCATTATCACGCTGTTTGTGGTGTTCTTCTGGGCTGGCTTTGAGCAAGCTGGCTCGTCGCTCACCCTCTACACCGATAAGTATATCGACCGGGAAGTGTTTGGCTTCCTGATTCCAACCTCGTGGTTTCAGTCCGTAAACCCCGGCTTTATTGTACTGTTGGGGGCGCCGGTGGCAGCGCTTTGGATGAACCTGAGCCGCCGCGGCAAAGACCTGAGCATTCCTGTGAAAATGGGCTTGGGTATGGTATTGTTGGGCGTGGGCTTTCTGTTTATGGTAGGGGCCGTATTGCAGCGGGGCGGCGACGTAGCCGACCAAAGCATCAAAGCCAGCCTATTGTGGCTGCTAGCTACCTACCTTTTCCACACCATCGGCGAGCTGTGTTTGTCGCCCATTGGCCTGTCCATGGTGTCGCGCCTCTCGCCGCCGGCCCTGACCTCCATGCTCATGGGCGTGTGGTTCCTGGCGCCCTTCGTAGCCCAGATTGCCGGGGGCTATATTGCTGCCTACGTCGAAGAGCTGGGCGCCCTGAAAGTATTCGGCTTGATTGCCGGCTTCGTAATTCTGGCTGGCCTGATATTGATTGCTATTGCCCGCAAGCTGTTCCGTATGATGCACGGCCGCGGCTAA